A window from Actinomycetospora corticicola encodes these proteins:
- a CDS encoding DUF3159 domain-containing protein has product MLRRRDDPLREILAASGRGVVDAVLPSAAFVVVWLGASALGWWEPILLGGLASVLVALVVAVVRWRGGERPRAAAVGLLLAVGATLIALYTGRAEDFFLPRIVANAGSLAAWLVSIAVRWPLLGLVVGAALGRPRAWRGDPDLVRGYSRASWLWAGQYALRLVVFLPLWAAGATVALGVAQFALTWPLVLVCVLGSWPLVRSALPAGHPGPRHPVISRQSSEHADRGPRGSVDG; this is encoded by the coding sequence GTGCTGCGCCGCCGGGACGACCCGCTCCGGGAGATCCTCGCCGCGTCCGGGCGGGGGGTCGTCGACGCGGTGCTCCCGTCGGCGGCCTTCGTGGTCGTCTGGCTGGGCGCCTCCGCGCTGGGCTGGTGGGAGCCGATCCTGCTCGGCGGGCTCGCGTCGGTGCTGGTCGCGCTCGTCGTCGCCGTGGTGCGCTGGCGCGGCGGGGAGCGTCCCAGGGCGGCGGCCGTCGGGCTGCTCCTCGCGGTCGGCGCCACCCTGATCGCCCTCTACACCGGCCGCGCCGAGGACTTCTTCCTGCCGCGGATCGTGGCCAACGCCGGGTCGCTCGCCGCGTGGCTCGTGTCGATCGCGGTGCGCTGGCCGCTGCTCGGGCTCGTCGTCGGGGCGGCGCTGGGCAGGCCGAGGGCGTGGCGTGGCGACCCCGACCTCGTCCGCGGCTACTCCCGCGCCAGCTGGCTCTGGGCCGGCCAGTACGCACTGCGCCTCGTCGTGTTCCTGCCGCTCTGGGCCGCCGGGGCGACGGTCGCCCTGGGCGTCGCGCAGTTCGCCCTCACGTGGCCGCTGGTGCTGGTCTGCGTGCTCGGGTCCTGGCCGCTGGTCCGCTCCGCGCTGCCGGCCGGGCATCCCGGGCCGCGGCATCCCGTGATCTCCCGACAGAGCAGCGAGCACGCCGACAGGGGGCCGCGCGGCTCAGTGGACGGGTGA
- a CDS encoding SGNH/GDSL hydrolase family protein — translation MSWSTFVAVGDSFTEGVGDLDPITGTERGWADRVAEHLARQEPGLRYANLAVRGQLLEQIVREQVDPAIAMSPDLVSICAAGNDLLRPTARPADLAERLDGAVGRLVGSGADVLVFTGFDTRSTPVVDLVGRRLATMNEHIREIAARRGAKLVDLWTMDTLADPRARAEDRLHLNAEGHRRVAVRVCEVLGVPTGQDWRDPWPPLAPTPWVRRREEDIRWVRGHLVPWVGRRLQGRSTGDGRPPKRPEPSPVH, via the coding sequence ATGTCCTGGAGCACCTTCGTCGCCGTGGGCGACAGCTTCACCGAGGGCGTCGGCGACCTCGACCCGATCACCGGCACCGAACGCGGCTGGGCCGACCGGGTCGCCGAGCACCTCGCGCGGCAGGAACCCGGCCTGCGCTACGCGAACCTCGCCGTGCGCGGCCAGCTGCTCGAGCAGATCGTCCGCGAGCAGGTCGACCCCGCGATCGCCATGTCCCCCGACCTCGTCAGCATCTGCGCGGCGGGCAACGACCTGTTGCGCCCCACCGCCCGGCCCGCCGACCTCGCCGAGCGCCTCGACGGCGCCGTCGGCCGGCTCGTCGGGTCCGGTGCGGACGTGCTCGTGTTCACCGGGTTCGACACCCGCTCGACCCCGGTCGTCGACCTGGTCGGGCGGCGCCTCGCCACGATGAACGAGCACATCCGCGAGATCGCGGCCCGGCGGGGCGCGAAGCTCGTCGACCTCTGGACGATGGACACGCTCGCCGACCCCCGCGCCCGCGCCGAGGACCGGCTGCACCTCAACGCCGAGGGGCACCGGCGCGTCGCCGTCCGGGTCTGCGAGGTGCTCGGGGTGCCGACCGGCCAGGACTGGCGCGACCCGTGGCCGCCGCTCGCGCCGACGCCGTGGGTCCGCCGTCGCGAGGAGGACATCCGCTGGGTCCGCGGGCACCTCGTGCCGTGGGTGGGCCGACGGCTGCAGGGCCGCTCCACCGGGGACGGGCGGCCGCCGAAGCGTCCGGAACCCTCACCCGTCCACTGA
- a CDS encoding VOC family protein, which produces MALRRAFPTILSDRLPETRDFYVRLLDFEVAFDSDFYVALRTAEDDDGAACELGIWAVGHEMVPPPYRADPAGIVLTFVVDDVDALHVEARRQQIPVVAPPRDQFYGRRRMLLTDPNGLLVDVSSPSTPSPEFRSMGAGVLRD; this is translated from the coding sequence ATGGCGCTGCGCCGCGCGTTCCCGACGATCCTCTCGGACCGCCTGCCCGAGACCCGCGACTTCTACGTGCGACTGCTCGACTTCGAGGTCGCGTTCGACAGCGACTTCTACGTCGCGCTGCGCACCGCCGAGGACGACGACGGGGCGGCCTGTGAACTCGGGATCTGGGCCGTCGGGCACGAGATGGTGCCGCCGCCCTACCGCGCCGACCCGGCGGGCATCGTCCTGACCTTCGTCGTCGACGACGTGGACGCCCTGCACGTCGAGGCCCGCCGCCAGCAGATCCCGGTGGTCGCCCCGCCGCGCGACCAGTTCTACGGGCGCCGCCGGATGCTCCTCACCGACCCGAACGGCCTGCTCGTGGACGTCTCCTCGCCGTCCACCCCGTCACCGGAGTTCCGGTCGATGGGCGCCGGGGTCCTGCGGGACTGA